Below is a window of Variovorax sp. TBS-050B DNA.
CAACTTCTGGATCGGCATGATGGCGCCCGCCAAGACCCCGCGCGAGATCGTCAACCGGCTGCACGACGAGGTCGCCAAGGCACTCGCGTCGCCAGAGGTCAAGGAGCGCTTCCTGAAGCTCGGCGCCGACGCATGGACGCTCAAGCCCGAGCAGTTCGACGCCTACATCAAGGACGAGATCAAGGCCAACGCGACGCTCGTCAAGGCCGCCGGCCTGGCGCCGCAGTGAACCGCCTCCCGTCGTTTCGTTTCCTCCGCTTTCCCACTCCCTTTCGGCTCAACACATGGCTACACAACGACTCGGACTGATCATGCACGGCGTCACCGGACGCATGGGCATGAACCAGCATTTGATCCGCTCCATCTGCGCAATCCGCGCGCAAGGCGGCGTCACCCTCTCCAACGGCGACAAGGTCATGCCCGACCCGATCCTCATCGGCCGCAACGCCGAGAAGATGGAAGCGCTCGCCAAGGCCCACAACATCGCGCGCTGGGGCACCGACCTCGACAAGGCGCTGGCCAACAAGGAAGACACGATCTTCTTCGACGCCGGCACCACGCAGATGCGCCCGTCGCTGCTCGCCAAGGCGATCCGCGCCGGCAAGCACGTGTATTGCGAGAAGCCGATCGCCACCAACCTCAACGAGGCGGTCGAGATCGCGCGTCTCGCGCAGGGCTCGGGCCTGAAGCACGGCGCGGTGCAGGACAAGCTGTTCCTGCCCGGGCTGCGCAAGCTCGACATGCTGCGCCGCGCGGGCTTCTTCGGCCGCATGCTCAGCGTGCGCCTGGAGTTCGGCTACTGGGTGTTCGAGGGCGACCTGCAGCCGATCCAGCGCCCGAGCTGGAACTACCGCAAGGAAGACGGCGGCGGCATGATCCTCGACATGATGTGCCACTGGCGCTACGTGCTCGACAACCTCTTCGGTGAGGTCAAGTCGGTGTCGTGCATCGGTGCCACCCACATCCCCACGCGCTGGGACGAGGCCGGAAAGCCCTACCAGGCGACCGCCGACGATGCCGCCTACGCCACCTGCGAACTCACCGGCCACAACGGCGAGCCCGTGATCGCGCAGCTCAACATGAGCTGGGCCACGCGCGTGCGGCGCGACGACCTCGTGACCTTC
It encodes the following:
- a CDS encoding Gfo/Idh/MocA family oxidoreductase — protein: MATQRLGLIMHGVTGRMGMNQHLIRSICAIRAQGGVTLSNGDKVMPDPILIGRNAEKMEALAKAHNIARWGTDLDKALANKEDTIFFDAGTTQMRPSLLAKAIRAGKHVYCEKPIATNLNEAVEIARLAQGSGLKHGAVQDKLFLPGLRKLDMLRRAGFFGRMLSVRLEFGYWVFEGDLQPIQRPSWNYRKEDGGGMILDMMCHWRYVLDNLFGEVKSVSCIGATHIPTRWDEAGKPYQATADDAAYATCELTGHNGEPVIAQLNMSWATRVRRDDLVTFHVDGTDGSAVAGLSSCRAQSRVATPRPVWNPDEKQMMNFFDQWQEIPDSQVYDNGFKIQWEHFIRHVVENEPYKWTLPEGAKGVQLVEAALESWKDRRWIDVPALEV